From one Culex quinquefasciatus strain JHB chromosome 3, VPISU_Cqui_1.0_pri_paternal, whole genome shotgun sequence genomic stretch:
- the LOC119768946 gene encoding uncharacterized protein LOC119768946, with protein MSRTNLPNLRIGHLNVRGLECHIDGVKLLLDQTPYHFFAVSETKLKVSAPAGPIRVPAYNFIKNSLPAGRGRGSRTCGGVGLYVQKGIKATPILKSSPDPEVPVSQRFEYLAVQAKINDQNICVVVIYNPVSTNPHFAQGYEKLLLDLLDVGFDRLYVVGDFNINVTSTQQSANLVALARINDTFNLTVLPTSPTRITETSSTTIDLLITDSPDSVIKSRTHTGNSISDHDVVYMLVNIRIPRSAPQTLRVRNLRGIDPVRLQTDFQTRDIRPFHTALDASSKADLLTGVLTDLLQQHAPERTITVRDKRTPWISETIKQAVALRDLAFALYSRNPNRARGDNQWQDYVGKRDRANSLIYAAKKRYAEQHFSHDLPAKTLWSNLRREGVHNNAKKSSLDEGIDADELNMFFSDGHRQLQNGRQPGVTAEPPHRTAVDHGAAEFGFRRTSEEEICRKIYEIQTNATGPDGIPISFIKLLCPFILPHLSHLFNHIIQTKSFPSSWKKALITPIPKQTNPSQPKDFRPISVLPAISKNS; from the coding sequence ATGTCCCGAACCAACCTACCAAACCTACGAATCGGACACCTTAATGTCCGCGGACTCGAGTGTCACATCGACGGAGTGAAGCTGCTTTTGGATCAGACGCCGTACCATTTCTTCGCTGTGTCGGAGACAAAACTCAAAGTCTCAGCTCCTGCTGGCCCCATCCGCGTTCCAGCTTACAACTTCATTAAAAATTCACTGCCAGCTGGCCGTGGACGAGGAAGTAGAACGTGCGGAGGTGTTGGGCTGTACGTGCAGAAGGGGATCAAAGCAACACCGATTTTGAAATCTTCGCCCGACCCAGAGGTTCCCGTCAGCCAACGGTTCGAGTATCTGGCAGTCCAAGCGAAAATTAACGACCAAAACATTTGCGTCGTGGTAATATACAATCCTGTCAGTACAAACCCTCATTTCGCGCAAGGCTACGAGAAACTGCTCCTGGATCTCCTCGACGTTGGTTTCGATCGTCTCTACGTGGTAGGCGATTTTAATATCAACGTAACGTCAACTCAGCAAAGCGCAAACTTGGTTGCGCTGGCTCGTATCAACGACACTTTCAACCTGACGGTACTCCCAACCAGCCCTACCAGAATCACCGAGACATCGTCGACAACCATCGATCTACTGATTACCGACTCTCCTGATTCGGTGATAAAGTCAAGAACTCACACTGGCAACTCTATCTCGGACCACGATGTGGTGTACATGCTGGTGAACATCAGAATACCGCGCTCTGCGCCGCAGACGCTGCGTGTGCGCAACCTTCGTGGCATCGATCCAGTGAGACTGCAAACCGACTTCCAAACCAGAGATATCCGACCCTTCCACACCGCCCTTGACGCGTCTTCAAAGGCAGATCTGCTCACCGGGGTGCTCACTGATCTGCTCCAGCAGCACGCCCCAGAACGAACCATTACTGTCCGCGATAAACGCACCCCCTGGATATCGGAAACCATCAAACAAGCTGTCGCGCTGCGGGATTTGGCATTTGCTCTTTACTCGCGAAATCCCAACCGGGCCAGGGGAGACAACCAGTGGCAAGATTATGTCGGGAAGCGCGATCGGGCCAACTCTCTCATCTATGCTGCCAAGAAACGTTATGCCGAGCAACACTTCAGCCACGATCTGCCAGCAAAAACGCTCTGGTCTAATCTGAGGAGGGAAGGGGTGCACAACAACGCGAAGAAGTCTTCGCTGGATGAAGGGATCGACGCTGATGAACTGAACATGTTCTTCAGTGATGGCCATCGTCAGCTTCAAAACGGACGCCAACCCGGAGTAACTGCAGAACCACCTCATCGGACTGCGGTTGACCATGGCGCGGCCGAATTCGGTTTTCGTCGGACATCCGAAGAAGAAATCTGCCGGAAAATCTATGAGATTCAGACCAACGCTACTGGCCCTGACGGAATTCCCATCTCCTTCATCAAACTGCTCTGCCCTTTCATTCTCCCGCACTTGTCCCATCTGTTCAACCACATCATCCAGACCAAGTCGTTCCCCTCAAGCTGGAAAAAGGCTCTCATCACCCCTATCCCGAAGCAGACCAATCCCTCGCAGCCCAAAGACTTCCGGCCAATCAGCGTTCTCCCGGCGATCTCAAAAAATTCTTGA